A portion of the Syntrophales bacterium genome contains these proteins:
- the rdgC gene encoding recombination-associated protein RdgC, with protein sequence MPIQKGPLTFSLFRPAREAPAPPDPEVLTDRLRSFSFREALSRSEEKTIGWTGLEDILDRDFSRYPPMRGHLALFCLRIDRKQVSPALLRFRTLEAQRRFREEKLQERLSRHQQGLLKETVREELLAGAPAVPALYEACWFLPEKRVLFCTHTDKICDDFTLLFRDTFSTVLEPYSPWDEAAAALGPEGPAPFTLGREFLTWLWFKSEERAGSITLDRKEEVELAFIRRVVLEGGQGDYAETVVCHGLNAELKEGREALRRGKKIREARLSLKQDADAWEFTFKADRFRFQSMKLPADADEDANEKDEAGRLLERIHLAERAVSVMERLFALFFAIRKTPAWTAEEIPRMTRWLKPE encoded by the coding sequence ATGCCCATCCAGAAAGGTCCCCTCACCTTTTCCCTGTTCCGGCCGGCCCGCGAGGCCCCGGCGCCCCCGGACCCGGAGGTCCTGACGGACCGGCTGCGGTCCTTCTCCTTCCGGGAGGCCCTCTCCCGCTCGGAGGAAAAGACGATCGGCTGGACCGGCCTGGAGGACATCCTGGACCGGGATTTCAGCCGGTACCCGCCCATGCGGGGGCACCTGGCCCTCTTCTGCCTGCGGATCGACCGGAAACAGGTCTCCCCGGCCCTGCTCCGCTTCCGGACCCTCGAAGCCCAGCGGCGATTCAGGGAAGAAAAGCTGCAGGAGCGCCTCAGCCGTCATCAGCAGGGCCTGCTCAAGGAGACGGTCCGGGAGGAACTCCTGGCCGGCGCCCCGGCGGTTCCCGCCCTCTACGAGGCCTGCTGGTTTCTCCCGGAGAAGCGTGTCCTCTTCTGTACCCACACCGACAAGATCTGCGACGACTTCACCCTGCTCTTCCGGGACACCTTCTCCACGGTCCTCGAGCCCTACAGCCCCTGGGACGAGGCCGCGGCCGCCCTCGGCCCCGAGGGGCCGGCCCCCTTCACCCTGGGCCGGGAATTCCTGACGTGGCTGTGGTTCAAGAGCGAGGAGCGGGCCGGATCGATCACGCTCGACCGGAAGGAGGAGGTGGAGCTGGCGTTCATCCGGCGCGTCGTCCTTGAAGGCGGCCAGGGAGACTACGCGGAAACGGTGGTCTGCCACGGCCTGAACGCGGAGCTGAAGGAGGGGCGGGAGGCCCTCCGGCGGGGGAAGAAGATCCGCGAGGCCCGTCTGTCCCTCAAGCAGGACGCGGATGCCTGGGAGTTCACCTTCAAGGCCGACCGGTTCCGCTTTCAGTCCATGAAGCTGCCCGCGGACGCGGATGAGGACGCGAATGAGAAAGACGAGGCGGGGCGGCTCCTGGAGCGGATCCACCTGGCGGAGCGGGCCGTGTCCGTCATGGAGCGGCTGTTCGCCCTGTTCTTCGCCATCCGGAAAACCCCTGCCTGGACGGCCGAGGAGATTCCCCGGATGACCCGCTGGTTGAAGCCGGAATAG
- a CDS encoding N-acetyltransferase, with protein sequence MLRKARISDVRTIHRMINTSSGQGEMLPRSLMDIYGNIRDFFVYVDDDGETLAGICAMNIIWENLAEIRSLYVEEPLRKRGIGRMLVEACISEAITLELFRIFTLTYRPGFFRTLGFREVDRMSLSEKIWSDCFRCPKYPDYCDEVAMIIEL encoded by the coding sequence ATGTTGAGAAAGGCCCGCATCAGCGACGTCCGGACGATTCACCGCATGATCAACACCTCGTCCGGCCAGGGAGAAATGCTCCCCCGGTCGCTCATGGACATCTACGGGAACATCCGGGATTTCTTCGTCTATGTCGATGACGACGGGGAGACCCTGGCGGGCATCTGCGCCATGAACATCATCTGGGAGAACCTGGCGGAGATCCGTTCCCTCTACGTGGAAGAGCCGCTCCGCAAGCGCGGCATCGGGCGGATGCTGGTGGAGGCGTGCATCTCCGAGGCCATCACCCTCGAGCTTTTCCGCATCTTCACCCTGACCTACAGGCCGGGATTCTTCCGAACCCTCGGTTTCCGGGAAGTCGATCGGATGAGCCTCTCCGAGAAGATCTGGTCGGACTGCTTCCGCTGTCCGAAATACCCGGACTACTGCGACGAAGTGGCGATGATCATTGAACTCTGA
- a CDS encoding SDR family oxidoreductase, whose product MKNLKGKTAVVTGAGMGMGRDLSEKLLREGCSVALVDVKPESLQAAEEELRRIGPCRGYVCDISDRAAVYELAEKIGADMEPPAILVNNAGIVTAAPLMSLDDTAIERMIRVNLTALFWTCKAFLPAMLRRGEGHIVNFASAGGILAIPNLSAYCASKFGVIGFTDSLRQEMRKLRANVGVTVVCPNTVNTGMFEGSKMVAGTQMLKPGDVTSRVVEAIRRNRAMVAVPSVPVKFVTPLMKVLLPIKAMDWLNAALGMADANDTWTGRSRR is encoded by the coding sequence ATGAAGAACCTGAAGGGAAAGACCGCCGTCGTGACGGGCGCCGGCATGGGCATGGGCCGGGACCTTTCGGAGAAGCTCCTCCGGGAGGGCTGCTCCGTGGCCCTGGTGGATGTCAAACCCGAAAGCCTGCAGGCCGCGGAGGAGGAGCTCCGCCGGATCGGACCCTGCCGGGGCTACGTCTGCGACATCTCCGACCGGGCCGCGGTCTACGAACTGGCCGAAAAGATCGGGGCGGACATGGAGCCCCCGGCCATCCTGGTGAACAACGCCGGGATCGTCACGGCCGCGCCGCTCATGAGCCTGGACGATACCGCCATCGAGCGGATGATCCGGGTCAACCTGACGGCGCTGTTCTGGACCTGCAAGGCCTTCCTGCCGGCCATGCTCCGCCGGGGCGAGGGGCATATCGTCAATTTCGCCTCGGCCGGGGGCATCCTGGCGATCCCGAACCTCTCGGCCTACTGCGCCAGCAAGTTCGGCGTCATCGGCTTCACCGACAGCCTGCGGCAGGAGATGCGGAAGCTGCGGGCCAACGTGGGCGTCACGGTGGTCTGCCCGAACACGGTCAACACGGGTATGTTCGAGGGTTCGAAGATGGTGGCGGGAACGCAGATGCTGAAGCCCGGAGACGTGACGTCCCGGGTGGTGGAGGCGATCCGGCGGAACCGGGCCATGGTGGCTGTCCCTTCCGTACCGGTGAAGTTCGTGACGCCGCTGATGAAGGTGCTTCTGCCGATCAAGGCCATGGACTGGCTGAACGCGGCGCTGGGGATGGCCGACGCCAACGACACCTGGACAGGGCGTTCCCGGCGCTGA
- a CDS encoding NAD(+)/NADH kinase, with amino-acid sequence MSIRKIGIIANTDKERSPEYVSGLRDWLRERGLDVLLDEGIAEKISGVSGFSRKELAARADLLVVFGGDGTMLRTARSVAEFDIPIVGINTGGLGYLTEVNLNEMTEALDRILRGDFSTEKRMMLDALIRRQGRDPVRESHILNDVVINRADLSRIIELETAVDDRFLTTFKADGLIIATPTGSTAYSLSAGGPIVFPEQDSIILNPICPHTLSNRPIVLPDSAVMKVTLWSKEAGATVSLDGQTTFTLRAGDSITVQKSPFVTTLVASPHRDYLEILRTKLGWGVGPGREKPLP; translated from the coding sequence ATGTCCATCCGTAAAATCGGCATCATCGCCAACACCGACAAGGAACGCTCCCCCGAGTATGTCTCCGGGCTTCGGGACTGGCTCCGGGAGCGGGGTCTCGATGTGCTCCTGGACGAGGGCATCGCCGAAAAGATCAGCGGCGTGAGCGGCTTTTCGCGCAAGGAACTGGCCGCCCGGGCGGACCTCCTCGTGGTGTTCGGCGGTGACGGGACCATGCTGCGGACGGCCCGCTCGGTGGCGGAGTTCGACATCCCCATCGTCGGTATCAACACGGGCGGGCTGGGCTACTTGACGGAGGTGAACCTCAACGAGATGACCGAGGCCCTGGATAGGATCCTCCGGGGCGATTTCTCCACGGAGAAGCGGATGATGCTCGACGCCCTCATCCGCCGCCAGGGGCGGGATCCCGTCCGGGAAAGCCACATCCTCAACGACGTGGTCATCAACCGGGCCGACCTGTCCCGCATCATCGAGCTGGAGACGGCGGTGGACGACCGGTTTCTCACGACCTTCAAGGCCGACGGCCTCATCATCGCCACGCCGACGGGCTCCACGGCCTATTCCCTCTCGGCGGGAGGGCCCATCGTCTTCCCCGAGCAGGACTCGATCATCCTCAACCCGATCTGCCCGCACACCCTGTCCAACCGTCCCATCGTCCTTCCCGACTCGGCGGTGATGAAGGTCACCCTGTGGTCGAAGGAGGCCGGGGCCACCGTCAGCCTGGACGGCCAGACCACGTTCACCCTGAGGGCCGGGGATTCCATCACGGTCCAGAAGTCGCCCTTCGTGACGACCCTTGTCGCCTCCCCCCACCGGGATTACCTGGAGATCCTCCGGACAAAGCTGGGGTGGGGGGTGGGGCCGGGGCGCGAAAAACCCCTTCCATAG
- the recN gene encoding DNA repair protein RecN, translating into MLAELCIQNFAIIDTLKISFHPGLNVLSGETGAGKSIIVGALSLLLGDRASSEMIRTSAEEAVVEAVFHVTGNGDLATRMAGMGMETTDELVIRRSVSRGGKNRIHINGHPVNLSMLAALGECLVDICSQHEHQVLLNPERHLDLLDAYAGLAQEREAFGFLYDEHQAVLARLREIEGIRRRRREREEWLRFSIREIREAAPLPGEEDVLRNERQVLGNVRKLQELAGRAHETLHGRDGAVLDSLRGIMADIREIRRIDGTFGLSGADLEELYYGLEDAAATLRSYRDGLSVDPGRLEALEERLELLRRLKRKYDGDETAVLARVEEMERELEGISRIEEDAEQKAREEERLRGALDERARVLSERRLRAAPGLRECLEEEIRALRMEPARFEILFRGPENPEERTVGRRGWDDVEFLLSTNVGEEPKPLHRIASGGELSRIILAMKKVLVRGGSVGTIVFDEVDSGIGGATAEVVGERIRDVSGVHQVVCITHLPQIACFAQRHFRVSKALAEERTASRVEVLSEEERLEEVARMLGGVRITEKTRAHAREMLGRAAGKAG; encoded by the coding sequence ATGCTTGCCGAGCTCTGCATCCAGAACTTCGCCATCATCGATACGCTGAAGATCTCCTTTCACCCGGGCCTGAACGTCCTGTCCGGCGAGACCGGGGCCGGGAAATCCATCATCGTGGGGGCTCTAAGCCTTCTCCTGGGGGACCGGGCCTCCTCCGAGATGATCCGGACCTCCGCGGAGGAGGCCGTCGTGGAGGCGGTCTTCCATGTCACCGGCAACGGGGATCTGGCAACGCGGATGGCCGGGATGGGGATGGAAACGACGGACGAGCTGGTGATCCGGCGGAGCGTCTCCCGCGGGGGGAAGAACCGCATCCACATCAACGGCCACCCGGTGAACCTGTCCATGCTGGCGGCCCTGGGCGAGTGCCTGGTGGACATCTGCAGCCAGCACGAGCACCAGGTGCTCCTGAACCCGGAGCGTCACCTGGATCTGCTGGACGCCTACGCCGGCCTGGCGCAGGAGCGGGAGGCCTTCGGGTTCCTGTACGACGAGCACCAGGCCGTCCTGGCGCGGCTCCGGGAGATCGAGGGGATCCGCCGGCGGCGGCGGGAGCGGGAGGAGTGGCTCCGCTTTTCGATCCGGGAGATCCGGGAGGCGGCGCCGCTGCCGGGGGAGGAGGACGTCCTCCGGAACGAGCGGCAGGTCCTCGGAAACGTCCGGAAGCTGCAGGAGCTGGCGGGGCGGGCCCACGAGACCCTGCACGGGCGGGACGGAGCCGTTCTCGATTCCCTCCGCGGGATCATGGCGGACATCCGGGAGATCCGCCGGATCGACGGGACCTTCGGCCTCTCCGGGGCGGACCTGGAGGAGCTGTACTACGGGCTTGAGGATGCGGCGGCAACCCTCCGGTCCTACCGCGACGGCCTGTCCGTCGATCCGGGGCGCCTCGAGGCCCTGGAGGAGCGCCTGGAGCTGCTCCGCAGGCTCAAGCGCAAGTACGACGGGGACGAGACGGCAGTCCTGGCCCGCGTGGAGGAGATGGAGCGGGAGCTGGAAGGCATCTCCCGGATCGAGGAGGACGCGGAGCAGAAGGCCCGCGAGGAGGAGCGCCTGCGCGGGGCCCTGGATGAGCGGGCCCGGGTGCTCTCGGAGCGTCGCCTCCGGGCGGCCCCCGGCCTCCGGGAGTGCTTGGAAGAGGAGATCCGCGCCCTGCGGATGGAACCCGCACGGTTCGAGATCCTGTTCCGGGGACCGGAAAATCCAGAGGAGCGGACCGTCGGCCGGCGGGGCTGGGACGACGTGGAGTTCCTCCTGTCCACGAATGTCGGGGAGGAGCCGAAGCCGCTCCACCGGATCGCGTCGGGCGGGGAGTTGTCCCGCATCATCCTGGCGATGAAGAAGGTCCTGGTCCGCGGCGGGTCCGTGGGGACGATCGTCTTCGACGAGGTGGACAGCGGCATCGGCGGGGCGACGGCGGAGGTGGTGGGGGAGCGGATCCGCGATGTCTCCGGGGTCCACCAGGTTGTCTGCATCACCCACCTTCCCCAGATCGCCTGCTTCGCCCAGCGCCATTTCCGGGTCTCCAAGGCCCTGGCGGAGGAGCGGACGGCCTCCCGGGTGGAGGTCCTTTCCGAGGAGGAACGCCTCGAGGAGGTGGCTCGGATGCTGGGCGGCGTCCGGATCACCGAGAAGACCCGGGCCCATGCCCGCGAAATGCTGGGCCGTGCGGCCGGAAAGGCCGGATGA
- a CDS encoding energy-coupling factor transporter transmembrane component T: MKSFRFGLFVAGDSPLHRLDPRVKILSVVVLGVLTFQASAEAAILISLLLAALTALSRLRPRRLWEALKPLSVFAALLFLIHLFSTDGQAMASLSAGPLRVTREGLSQGGFVVWQFFALVSLGVLLTMTTGPTDLVAALEKLLGPLRVLRVPAQDLAVMVSLALRFLPTFQEELEKLKTARLARGADWRRDGAIHRLKAASSLVVPLLLGTVRRADDLAEAMEARGYARGPRTGLRELRLARADYAALAFVTAFTGVVLAAGML, encoded by the coding sequence ATGAAGTCGTTCCGGTTCGGCCTCTTCGTGGCCGGAGACTCGCCCCTCCACCGGCTCGACCCGCGGGTCAAGATCCTCTCCGTCGTTGTCCTCGGCGTTCTCACGTTCCAGGCTTCCGCGGAGGCGGCGATCCTGATCAGCCTCCTGCTCGCGGCCCTGACGGCGCTTTCCCGCCTGCGGCCACGCAGGCTCTGGGAGGCCCTGAAGCCCCTGTCGGTATTTGCCGCGCTTCTGTTCCTCATCCACCTCTTCTCCACGGACGGCCAGGCCATGGCGTCCCTTTCCGCGGGACCGCTGCGGGTCACCCGGGAAGGGTTGTCTCAGGGCGGATTCGTCGTCTGGCAGTTCTTCGCCCTGGTCTCCCTGGGTGTTCTCCTGACCATGACCACCGGGCCGACCGACCTGGTCGCCGCCCTGGAGAAGCTCCTGGGTCCGCTGAGGGTCCTCCGCGTTCCCGCCCAGGACCTGGCGGTCATGGTCTCCCTGGCCCTGCGCTTCCTACCGACTTTCCAGGAGGAGCTGGAGAAGCTGAAGACGGCCCGCCTCGCCCGGGGGGCAGACTGGCGGCGGGACGGCGCCATCCACAGGCTGAAGGCCGCATCGTCCCTGGTGGTGCCTCTTCTCTTGGGAACCGTACGGAGGGCCGACGATCTCGCCGAGGCCATGGAGGCCCGGGGGTACGCCCGGGGGCCCCGGACGGGTCTCCGAGAGCTGCGCCTGGCCCGGGCGGATTACGCCGCCCTGGCGTTCGTGACGGCGTTCACGGGCGTGGTCCTGGCGGCGGGAATGCTCTGA
- a CDS encoding heterodisulfide reductase-related iron-sulfur binding cluster, with product MFDPAKCDFCGECLGRCAYIDFDGKEGARQFEKLVKGEPVDWLRKCVTCFACNEFCPRDARPFDLILQRMEALGDYVDPNLFQAIRDKFTAPAGFEPPKVKSPVLSVCTIEPVAPWAFKGSLFRGLDVLKGRFWFCNVLFPHLGNETVLVEGIKPLLDRYASLGVDEVIFAHDDCYALMADWVPQLGLSLPFKATHLFEYLARTLKERRSEIRPLGMKVAYQRPCASRGTPGKEAFLDDIFELIGVERVDRKYDREEALCCGQSMKGFMQRGEKYPAYQTLNIEDAKAHGASAMAFLCPMCLDALKKTCREGGLDMYMVSDLCHLALGEDLRKEFQKAG from the coding sequence ATGTTCGATCCTGCAAAATGCGACTTCTGTGGAGAGTGCCTCGGGCGTTGCGCCTACATCGACTTCGACGGCAAAGAGGGTGCCCGCCAGTTCGAGAAGCTGGTGAAGGGGGAGCCCGTGGACTGGCTCCGGAAATGCGTGACCTGCTTTGCCTGCAACGAATTCTGTCCCCGGGATGCCCGCCCCTTCGACCTGATCCTCCAGCGGATGGAGGCCCTGGGGGATTACGTGGACCCGAACCTGTTCCAGGCGATTCGGGACAAGTTCACCGCGCCGGCGGGCTTCGAGCCGCCGAAGGTAAAGTCGCCCGTGCTGTCGGTGTGCACCATCGAGCCCGTCGCTCCCTGGGCCTTCAAGGGCTCCCTCTTCCGCGGCCTGGATGTCCTCAAGGGCCGCTTCTGGTTCTGCAACGTCCTGTTCCCCCACCTGGGCAACGAGACCGTGCTGGTTGAGGGCATCAAGCCGCTTCTCGACCGCTATGCCTCCCTGGGGGTGGACGAGGTGATCTTCGCCCACGACGACTGCTATGCCCTGATGGCCGACTGGGTTCCCCAGCTGGGCCTGAGCCTTCCGTTCAAGGCAACCCACCTCTTCGAATACCTTGCCCGTACCCTGAAGGAGCGCCGGTCCGAGATCCGGCCGCTGGGGATGAAGGTCGCCTACCAGCGGCCCTGCGCCTCCCGGGGCACGCCCGGCAAGGAGGCCTTCCTGGACGATATCTTCGAGCTCATCGGCGTCGAGCGGGTCGACCGGAAGTACGACCGGGAAGAGGCGCTGTGCTGCGGGCAGTCGATGAAGGGATTCATGCAGAGGGGGGAGAAGTACCCCGCCTACCAGACCCTGAACATCGAGGATGCCAAGGCCCACGGGGCCTCGGCCATGGCTTTCCTGTGCCCCATGTGCCTCGATGCGCTGAAGAAGACCTGCCGGGAGGGAGGGCTCGACATGTACATGGTGAGCGACCTCTGCCACCTGGCCCTG
- a CDS encoding ATP-binding cassette domain-containing protein, translating to MIVLDGVSFRYGEEGPDVLRGVDLRLREGEYVALAGHNGCGKSTLLKHLNALLVPTAGTVTVDGLDTQDPSTQRQIRRAVGMVFQNPDHQIVGMTVEEDVAFGPGNMALPPREIRECVREALTRVGLEGYESRAPHTLSGGEKRLVSIAGVLAMKPRFIALDEPTAYLDPVSRRRVLDLIAGLHRQGMGILHVTHSIGNVVDADRLVVMEGGAIALDDRPETACAALASGRFPGLEIPPVAALMAELSSLGWGVNPNILSVRDACREIDACLNRLPGGRP from the coding sequence ATGATCGTTCTCGATGGTGTGTCATTCCGCTACGGCGAGGAGGGGCCGGACGTCCTCCGGGGGGTCGATCTCCGCCTCCGGGAGGGGGAATACGTCGCCCTGGCCGGGCACAACGGCTGCGGCAAGAGCACGCTCCTGAAACACCTCAATGCCCTCCTCGTCCCGACCGCGGGGACGGTGACCGTGGACGGCCTCGACACGCAGGATCCTTCCACGCAGCGGCAGATCCGCCGGGCCGTGGGCATGGTGTTCCAGAATCCGGACCACCAGATCGTGGGCATGACCGTGGAGGAGGACGTGGCCTTCGGACCGGGCAACATGGCCCTGCCGCCCCGGGAGATCCGGGAGTGCGTGCGGGAGGCCCTGACCCGGGTGGGCCTCGAAGGGTACGAATCGCGTGCCCCCCACACCCTGTCCGGGGGGGAGAAGCGGCTCGTCTCCATCGCCGGGGTCCTGGCCATGAAGCCCCGGTTCATCGCCCTCGACGAGCCGACGGCCTATCTCGACCCCGTATCGCGGCGGCGTGTCCTCGACCTGATCGCCGGGCTGCACCGCCAGGGGATGGGCATCCTGCACGTCACCCATAGCATCGGCAACGTCGTGGACGCGGATCGGCTCGTGGTCATGGAGGGCGGAGCGATCGCCCTGGACGACCGGCCGGAGACAGCCTGTGCCGCCCTGGCCTCGGGGCGCTTCCCGGGGTTGGAGATCCCTCCCGTGGCGGCCCTGATGGCCGAACTGAGCAGTCTCGGATGGGGCGTGAACCCGAACATCCTGTCCGTCCGGGACGCCTGCCGGGAGATCGACGCCTGTCTGAACCGCCTTCCGGGAGGACGCCCGTGA
- a CDS encoding long-chain fatty acid--CoA ligase — MKANLAQIFRNQAKRYGDRLAMEKRRNGRWEGWSWQEYYENARAVGLGLYSLGIRKGDRVAILSENRLEWVASDMGSLGIGACMVPLYTTVPGPEIAYIIGNSESRIFIAENGTVVAKTLPEVPNLPSLEKIVVIDPEGCDLSNPLLMTFRDLQEQGRDLARREPDLFDRLNDAIEVEDLATIVYTSGTTGHPKGAMISHSNILAVFDALDTCVPAYDTDETVPFLPLSHVFERIAGHFYGMKVGITTHYAQSFDTIIDDIAAKRPTIVLAVPRVCEKIYARILAQVNEQPPWKQKVFQWATKVGGQVSVLKEREKPIPKALDLQYRLAYRLVYRNLNERLGGRVRWMTAAGAPLSREIADFFNSAGIFVIEGYGMTESTAPISLNVIGSYRHGTTGRPLPCNQVKIAADGEILAKGGNIIRGYWRMPKQTSEAFTEDGWLMTGDIGRLDEDGFLVITDRKKDLIITAGGKNIAPQNIEGLFMKDPLFEHVVTIGDRRKYLTALITLNLAEAARLAKEEGVAFTHPEDLYEKAEFGPIVDRHVQEVNKHLARVETIKYYRILRTSFSEQTGELTPSLKIKRKVIQEKYRDVIEAMYPAEAE; from the coding sequence ATGAAGGCCAATCTGGCCCAGATCTTCAGAAACCAGGCAAAACGATACGGAGACCGCCTTGCCATGGAGAAGCGCAGGAACGGCCGGTGGGAGGGGTGGAGCTGGCAGGAGTATTACGAGAACGCCCGGGCCGTGGGTCTCGGCCTCTACTCCCTGGGGATCCGCAAGGGGGACCGCGTGGCTATCCTGAGCGAGAACCGCCTCGAGTGGGTTGCCTCCGACATGGGCAGCCTCGGCATCGGGGCCTGCATGGTCCCCCTCTACACGACCGTTCCGGGTCCCGAGATCGCCTACATCATCGGCAATTCCGAGTCCCGGATCTTCATCGCAGAAAACGGGACCGTCGTGGCCAAAACCCTCCCGGAGGTTCCGAATCTGCCCTCCCTGGAGAAGATCGTCGTCATCGACCCGGAGGGGTGCGACCTGTCCAACCCCCTGCTCATGACCTTCCGCGATCTCCAGGAGCAGGGCCGCGACCTGGCCCGCCGCGAGCCGGATCTCTTCGACCGGCTCAACGACGCCATCGAGGTCGAGGACCTGGCGACCATCGTCTACACGTCCGGAACGACGGGGCATCCCAAGGGGGCCATGATCAGCCACAGCAACATCCTGGCGGTCTTCGACGCCCTGGACACCTGCGTCCCGGCCTACGACACGGACGAAACGGTCCCGTTCCTTCCCCTGTCCCACGTCTTCGAGAGGATCGCCGGCCACTTTTACGGCATGAAGGTGGGGATCACGACCCACTATGCCCAGAGCTTCGACACGATCATCGACGACATCGCCGCCAAGCGCCCCACCATCGTCCTGGCGGTGCCCCGGGTCTGCGAGAAGATCTACGCCCGGATCCTGGCCCAGGTCAACGAACAGCCCCCCTGGAAGCAGAAGGTGTTCCAGTGGGCGACGAAGGTCGGCGGGCAGGTCAGTGTCCTGAAAGAGCGCGAAAAGCCCATTCCCAAGGCCCTGGACCTCCAGTATCGCCTCGCCTACCGGCTCGTCTACCGGAACCTGAACGAGCGGCTGGGCGGCCGGGTCCGCTGGATGACCGCCGCCGGCGCGCCCCTGTCCCGGGAGATCGCCGATTTCTTCAACTCCGCCGGCATCTTCGTCATCGAGGGATACGGCATGACGGAGAGCACTGCGCCCATCAGCCTGAACGTTATCGGCAGCTACCGCCACGGCACAACGGGCCGCCCCCTTCCCTGCAACCAGGTCAAGATCGCCGCGGACGGCGAGATCCTGGCGAAGGGCGGAAACATCATCCGGGGATACTGGCGGATGCCGAAACAGACCAGCGAGGCCTTCACGGAAGACGGCTGGCTCATGACCGGGGACATCGGCCGGCTCGACGAGGACGGGTTCCTCGTCATCACGGACCGGAAAAAGGACCTGATCATTACCGCCGGCGGAAAGAACATCGCCCCGCAGAACATCGAGGGGCTCTTCATGAAGGACCCCCTCTTCGAGCACGTCGTGACCATCGGCGACCGCCGGAAATACCTGACGGCCCTGATCACGCTCAACCTGGCCGAGGCGGCCCGCCTGGCGAAAGAAGAGGGGGTGGCCTTCACCCATCCGGAGGACCTGTACGAAAAGGCGGAATTCGGCCCGATCGTGGACCGCCACGTCCAGGAGGTGAACAAGCACCTGGCAAGGGTCGAGACGATCAAGTATTACCGCATCCTCCGCACCTCCTTCTCGGAACAGACGGGCGAGTTGACGCCCTCGCTCAAGATCAAGCGGAAGGTGATCCAGGAGAAGTACCGGGACGTGATCGAAGCAATGTATCCCGCCGAGGCCGAGTGA
- a CDS encoding MltA domain-containing protein — MNSDRRRGARPVLLILLLCIALTACSVRREAQALSPPAFVPPPPAQACASPALEPVSWDFIPILEDDLDLPSLKLAIERSQAYYGRTGIGPVRIGAESRSPADMGEALRELLSILEGSGSPEEKRGRIAERFDLYRAAGSDGRGAVLFTGYYVPMMEGSLEPTERFRYPVYGVPPESRAAASAAGKNGSRKAFPLWSRKEIDGDGVLKGRGLEIAWVDDPTELFFLHIQGSGRIRLPDGAIVTVGYAGSNGRPFRSIAPYMAEQGIMPTGSLSYWSIREYLNSHPEERQGVLNWNERYIFFRILEGEPVGSLGVPVTAGRSIAVDPGCFPSGAAAFIRARKPVADETGKTRWTPFSRFVLAQDAGAAIKGPGRLDLFCGAGYEAERKAGSLKEKGELYFLFPRPR, encoded by the coding sequence TTGAACTCTGATCGCCGCCGGGGCGCCCGGCCCGTCCTTTTGATCCTGCTTCTCTGCATTGCCCTTACCGCCTGCAGCGTCCGCAGGGAAGCGCAGGCGCTTTCCCCCCCGGCGTTCGTTCCACCCCCGCCCGCCCAGGCCTGCGCCTCCCCGGCGCTGGAGCCGGTATCCTGGGACTTCATCCCCATCCTCGAAGACGACCTGGATCTTCCTTCCCTGAAGCTTGCCATCGAGAGAAGCCAGGCCTATTACGGCCGCACCGGCATCGGCCCCGTCCGCATCGGCGCGGAAAGCCGCTCCCCCGCGGATATGGGGGAAGCCCTGCGGGAGCTGCTCTCGATTCTGGAAGGGAGTGGATCTCCGGAGGAGAAGCGTGGCCGGATCGCCGAACGATTCGACCTGTACCGGGCGGCCGGCTCGGACGGCCGCGGGGCCGTCCTTTTCACGGGCTACTATGTTCCTATGATGGAGGGGTCCCTTGAGCCGACGGAGCGTTTCCGGTATCCCGTTTACGGGGTGCCGCCGGAGTCCAGGGCGGCCGCATCCGCCGCCGGGAAAAACGGCAGCCGGAAGGCGTTCCCGCTCTGGAGCCGGAAGGAGATCGACGGCGACGGCGTGCTGAAGGGGCGGGGGCTCGAGATCGCCTGGGTCGACGACCCCACGGAGCTCTTCTTCCTCCACATCCAGGGCTCCGGCCGGATCCGTCTTCCCGACGGCGCCATCGTGACGGTGGGATACGCCGGGTCCAACGGACGGCCCTTCCGGAGCATCGCCCCGTACATGGCCGAGCAGGGCATCATGCCCACGGGAAGCCTTTCCTACTGGAGCATCCGGGAGTATCTGAACAGCCACCCGGAGGAGCGGCAGGGAGTTCTCAACTGGAACGAGCGGTACATTTTCTTTCGGATCCTGGAGGGAGAGCCGGTGGGGTCCCTGGGGGTGCCCGTCACGGCGGGCCGGTCCATTGCCGTGGACCCGGGGTGCTTTCCTTCCGGGGCGGCGGCGTTCATCCGCGCCCGCAAGCCCGTGGCGGACGAGACGGGGAAAACGCGATGGACGCCCTTTTCCCGGTTCGTCCTCGCCCAGGACGCCGGGGCGGCCATCAAGGGTCCCGGGAGGCTGGACCTTTTCTGCGGGGCCGGGTACGAGGCGGAGCGGAAGGCGGGGAGCCTCAAGGAGAAGGGCGAGCTGTATTTCCTCTTTCCCCGGCCGCGCTGA